In Microbacterium laevaniformans, a single window of DNA contains:
- the purF gene encoding amidophosphoribosyltransferase yields MCGIVGVVGQGPVNQDIYDSLLLLQHRGQDSTGIATAETSGVFHLFKAKGQVREAFRTRDMRALLGNIGLGHVRYATKGTASSEEEAQPFYVNAPYGIVLVHNGNLTNTRELTQELFSKDRRHLNTSSDTELLVNVLANELQSSISGLELDPAQVFQAVTRVHERVEGSYATIALIAGYGLLAFRDPFGIRPLILGTRPAVDAEGNATGRYEWIVASESLVLENGGFEVVRDVEPGEAVFIDVEGRLHTQQCATNPQLVPCSFEYVYLARPDSIMNGISVYEARLRMGERLADTIAKYTPAGTIDVVMPIPDSSRPAAMQVARKLGIEYREGFYKNRYVGRTFIMPGQAVRKKSVRQKLNAMSSEFKGKNVLLIDDSIVRGTTSKEIIQMARDAGAKTVTFASAAPPVRFPHVYGINMPSRHELVAHGRTIPEIAEELGADYMVYQEIDDLKAAILEGSPDVDDLDMSCFDGRYITGTVSEEYLAWVEGTQES; encoded by the coding sequence ATGTGCGGAATCGTCGGCGTTGTCGGACAGGGCCCGGTCAATCAGGACATCTACGACTCGCTGCTGCTGCTGCAGCATCGCGGTCAGGACTCGACGGGCATCGCGACGGCCGAGACCAGCGGCGTCTTCCATCTGTTCAAGGCCAAGGGTCAGGTGCGCGAGGCGTTTCGCACCCGCGACATGCGCGCCCTCCTGGGCAACATCGGCCTCGGTCACGTCCGCTACGCCACGAAGGGCACCGCGTCGAGCGAGGAAGAGGCCCAGCCCTTCTACGTCAACGCGCCCTACGGCATCGTGCTGGTGCACAACGGCAACCTCACCAACACGCGTGAGCTGACCCAGGAGCTCTTCAGCAAAGACCGCCGCCACCTCAACACGAGCTCCGATACCGAGCTGCTCGTCAACGTGCTCGCCAACGAGCTGCAGTCCTCCATCTCCGGCCTCGAACTCGACCCGGCGCAGGTGTTCCAGGCGGTCACCCGGGTGCACGAGCGCGTGGAAGGGTCGTACGCGACCATCGCGCTGATCGCCGGCTACGGCCTGCTCGCGTTCCGCGACCCCTTCGGCATCCGTCCCCTCATCCTCGGCACGCGCCCGGCGGTGGATGCCGAGGGCAACGCCACCGGTCGGTACGAGTGGATCGTCGCCTCCGAGTCGCTGGTGCTGGAGAACGGCGGCTTCGAGGTCGTCCGTGACGTCGAGCCCGGCGAGGCCGTCTTCATCGACGTGGAGGGGCGCCTGCACACCCAGCAGTGCGCGACGAACCCGCAGCTGGTCCCGTGCTCGTTCGAATACGTCTACCTGGCGCGACCGGACTCGATCATGAACGGCATCTCGGTGTACGAGGCGCGCCTGCGGATGGGTGAGCGCCTCGCCGACACGATCGCCAAGTACACCCCCGCTGGCACGATCGACGTCGTCATGCCCATCCCCGACAGCTCGCGCCCGGCGGCCATGCAGGTGGCGCGCAAGCTCGGCATCGAGTACCGCGAGGGCTTCTACAAGAACCGCTACGTCGGTCGCACGTTCATCATGCCCGGCCAGGCGGTGCGCAAGAAGAGCGTGCGTCAGAAGCTCAACGCGATGTCGAGCGAGTTCAAGGGCAAGAACGTGCTGCTCATCGACGACTCGATCGTGCGCGGGACGACCTCCAAGGAGATCATCCAGATGGCCCGGGATGCCGGCGCCAAGACGGTGACGTTCGCCTCGGCCGCCCCGCCCGTGCGCTTCCCGCACGTCTACGGCATCAACATGCCCTCGCGTCACGAGCTCGTCGCGCACGGCCGCACGATCCCGGAGATCGCCGAAGAGCTCGGTGCGGACTACATGGTCTATCAGGAGATCGACGACCTCAAGGCCGCGATCCTCGAAGGTTCGCCCGACGTCGACGACCTCGACATGAGCTGCTTCGACGGGCGCTACATCACCGGCACCGTGTCGGAGGAGTACCTCGCCTGGGTCGAAGGCACGCAGGAGAGCTGA
- a CDS encoding MFS transporter, which translates to MTDPRPRSLWRGRLLALVGVVLVAFSLRSAVAALSPIISEVQADFAVPTWVAGLIGTAPPVCFAVFGIVTPILERRFGLERLAAASMLIVTSALIARSLAGDAATLLLATTVLFAAVGVGNVVLPPLIKTYFPDRVGTMTALYSALLAMAAFVPPLVAVPVADAAGWRFSLGMWAILALLAVVPWVTLVARANVARAQAPVTVDLDAPAPGVLGRLPRLALAWALAGTFGISAASVYACFAWLPVVLVDIAGVSHAEAGALLSLFGAMGLPWSIIVPILITRSRRVGVVYAAALIAGLTGVAGMLIAPAAATILWVVLLGTPQALFPAVLVLIQLRSRTHEGSVALSGFAQSVGYGIAALFPLMFAVVHELTGQWQPVLIVFGLLFLATIPTGLIVTRPRTIEDEWEHRHGTW; encoded by the coding sequence GTGACCGATCCCCGCCCCCGCTCCCTCTGGCGGGGACGGCTCCTCGCGCTCGTCGGCGTCGTGCTCGTCGCGTTCTCCCTGCGTTCGGCCGTCGCCGCGCTGTCGCCGATCATCTCGGAGGTGCAGGCCGACTTCGCCGTGCCGACATGGGTGGCCGGTCTCATCGGCACCGCGCCACCGGTCTGCTTCGCCGTCTTCGGCATCGTGACCCCGATCCTCGAGCGCCGGTTCGGGCTGGAACGGCTGGCGGCGGCATCCATGCTCATCGTCACCTCCGCCCTCATCGCGCGTTCCCTCGCGGGGGATGCGGCCACGCTGCTGCTGGCGACGACGGTTCTGTTCGCCGCCGTGGGCGTGGGCAACGTCGTCCTGCCGCCGCTGATCAAGACGTACTTCCCCGATCGCGTGGGCACGATGACCGCGCTGTACTCCGCTCTTCTCGCGATGGCCGCGTTCGTGCCGCCGCTGGTGGCGGTGCCGGTCGCGGATGCCGCGGGCTGGCGGTTCTCGCTGGGCATGTGGGCAATCCTCGCGCTTCTGGCGGTCGTGCCCTGGGTGACGCTGGTGGCGCGCGCGAACGTCGCCCGCGCGCAGGCGCCCGTCACCGTGGATCTCGACGCCCCCGCGCCCGGGGTGTTGGGACGTCTGCCTCGGCTGGCGCTCGCGTGGGCGCTGGCCGGGACATTCGGCATCTCCGCGGCGAGCGTCTACGCGTGCTTCGCCTGGCTGCCGGTCGTTCTCGTCGACATCGCCGGCGTCTCGCACGCCGAGGCCGGCGCGCTGCTGTCACTGTTCGGTGCGATGGGCTTGCCGTGGTCGATCATCGTGCCGATCCTGATCACCCGGTCGCGTCGGGTCGGCGTCGTGTACGCCGCCGCTCTGATCGCGGGGCTGACGGGGGTGGCCGGAATGCTGATCGCGCCCGCCGCGGCCACGATCCTCTGGGTCGTGCTGCTCGGTACCCCTCAGGCGTTGTTCCCGGCGGTACTGGTGCTCATCCAGCTGCGCTCGCGCACGCACGAGGGCTCCGTAGCGCTCAGCGGCTTCGCGCAGAGCGTCGGCTACGGCATCGCCGCGCTGTTCCCGCTCATGTTCGCCGTCGTCCACGAGCTGACCGGACAGTGGCAACCGGTGCTCATCGTCTTCGGCTTGCTGTTTCTCGCGACGATCCCCACCGGCCTGATCGTGACGAGACCGCGCACGATCGAGGACGAGTGGGAACACCGTCACGGAACGTGGTGA
- a CDS encoding DUF3073 domain-containing protein codes for MGRGRQKAKHTKIARELKYDTYNVNYSALEKELGHHEEDPYVDKWADQYADDEDELETA; via the coding sequence ATGGGGCGTGGCCGTCAGAAAGCGAAGCACACCAAAATCGCTCGCGAGCTGAAGTACGACACCTATAACGTGAACTACTCCGCGCTCGAAAAGGAGCTCGGACACCACGAGGAAGACCCGTACGTCGACAAGTGGGCCGATCAGTATGCCGACGACGAGGACGAGCTGGAGACAGCCTGA
- a CDS encoding universal stress protein translates to MAETDESAVPQRAVIVGAIPDQPTRVLKEAARYAKLFSAPLIVAHVDVTRFVTYEDPDGYMHTAPIDIDLAIGEAQLSAVTSAAASVLDGSGVDWSVTQLVGDPALAIKHLSEKAQARLIVVGTRRRGFGESVREFFTGSVAARLAHRQSRPILVVPLEDPVDDDEDLWPPS, encoded by the coding sequence ATGGCCGAGACAGACGAGAGCGCGGTTCCTCAGCGAGCGGTGATCGTGGGCGCGATTCCCGATCAGCCGACGCGCGTCCTGAAGGAAGCCGCCCGCTACGCGAAGCTGTTCTCGGCACCGCTGATCGTCGCGCACGTCGACGTCACACGCTTCGTCACGTACGAGGACCCCGACGGCTACATGCACACCGCGCCGATCGACATCGACCTCGCCATCGGGGAGGCGCAACTGAGTGCGGTCACCAGCGCCGCGGCATCCGTCCTCGACGGCTCGGGCGTCGACTGGAGCGTCACCCAGCTCGTCGGCGACCCGGCTCTGGCGATCAAGCACCTCTCCGAGAAGGCGCAGGCGCGCCTGATCGTCGTCGGCACGCGCCGTCGCGGGTTCGGCGAGTCGGTGCGCGAGTTCTTCACGGGGTCGGTCGCCGCTCGTCTCGCCCACCGCCAGTCACGACCGATCCTCGTCGTCCCCCTGGAAGACCCGGTGGACGACGACGAGGACCTCTGGCCCCCGTCCTAA
- a CDS encoding PadR family transcriptional regulator, with protein sequence MPPVFSHGDLRLYLLNLLDESPRHGYDLMQALSDRTGGTYTPSAGTIYPRLSKLEEEGLVTKTVDGRKTVYAITEAGRAEVAARAHELEGIEAGLADSVRLIADEVRGSVREAMKSLRADLAASAQSERDNAERDRDDARASASASGWDEARASSREQMRRAEAIVAEFRGTVRADLRTHLAHGGRLAADAVDDLSRALDEALASLTRTLR encoded by the coding sequence ATGCCTCCCGTCTTCTCTCACGGCGACCTGCGCCTCTACCTGCTGAACCTCCTCGACGAGTCACCGCGTCACGGCTACGACCTGATGCAGGCGCTGTCGGATCGCACCGGCGGCACCTACACGCCGAGCGCCGGCACCATCTATCCGCGGCTGTCGAAGCTCGAGGAGGAGGGTCTGGTCACCAAGACCGTCGACGGCCGCAAGACCGTCTACGCGATCACCGAGGCGGGACGCGCCGAGGTGGCCGCTCGCGCCCACGAGCTCGAGGGGATCGAGGCCGGACTCGCCGACAGCGTGCGCCTGATCGCCGACGAGGTTCGCGGCAGCGTCCGGGAGGCGATGAAGAGCCTGCGCGCCGACCTGGCCGCCTCGGCGCAGTCCGAGCGCGACAACGCCGAGCGTGACCGCGACGACGCACGCGCCTCGGCATCCGCGTCGGGGTGGGACGAGGCGCGGGCGTCGTCGCGCGAGCAGATGAGGCGGGCCGAGGCGATCGTCGCCGAGTTCCGCGGCACCGTGCGGGCGGATCTGCGCACCCATCTGGCGCACGGCGGACGGCTCGCGGCCGACGCCGTCGACGACCTGTCGCGCGCGCTGGATGAGGCCCTCGCCTCCCTCACGCGCACGCTCCGCTGA
- a CDS encoding DUF4097 family beta strand repeat-containing protein, translating into MTLEKWLIKPGETRVIDLEDIRKLKVGLVGGQIDVVAHDEPGVRIEVHAVTIKDLRIEASGDVVEIDHPQLRWDNFLEVFRNFGAGGPKAEISVAVPRGILLNLGVVSASALVSGLTSGARLNTVSGDIIVDGLAGDLSVNAVSGDVQIRGLDGALSANSVSGDVAATGSIRKATIDTVSGGMLVDSTDRVDLVSLNTVSGDATVRLDEGHPANFVLRSVSGRLMVDGVKRSTSGPSNYVDSVGELSGSFADVRANSVSGDVTVLRRSPAAPDAAAPATAEEN; encoded by the coding sequence ATGACTCTGGAGAAGTGGCTCATCAAGCCGGGCGAGACCCGGGTGATCGACCTCGAAGACATCCGCAAGCTGAAGGTGGGCCTCGTCGGCGGCCAGATCGACGTCGTCGCGCACGACGAGCCCGGCGTCCGCATCGAAGTGCATGCCGTCACCATCAAAGACCTCCGCATCGAGGCCTCCGGCGACGTGGTGGAGATCGATCACCCGCAGCTGCGCTGGGACAACTTCCTCGAGGTGTTCCGCAACTTCGGCGCCGGCGGGCCCAAGGCGGAGATCAGCGTGGCGGTTCCCCGCGGCATCCTGCTGAACCTCGGCGTCGTCTCCGCGAGTGCGCTCGTGTCGGGGCTCACCTCTGGCGCGCGCCTGAACACCGTCTCCGGCGACATCATCGTCGACGGCCTCGCCGGCGATCTCTCGGTCAACGCCGTCTCGGGCGACGTGCAGATCCGCGGCCTGGACGGCGCGCTCAGCGCCAACTCGGTCTCGGGTGATGTGGCAGCCACCGGCAGCATCCGCAAGGCCACGATCGACACGGTGTCGGGCGGCATGCTCGTCGACTCGACCGATCGGGTCGATCTCGTGAGCCTCAACACGGTGTCGGGTGACGCCACCGTCCGTCTCGACGAAGGCCACCCGGCGAACTTCGTGCTGCGCAGCGTCAGCGGCCGTCTCATGGTCGACGGCGTCAAGCGCTCGACCTCCGGGCCGTCGAACTACGTCGACTCCGTCGGAGAGCTCAGCGGCAGTTTCGCCGATGTGCGCGCGAACTCGGTGTCGGGCGATGTCACGGTGCTGCGCCGTTCGCCGGCGGCTCCGGATGCCGCGGCACCCGCGACCGCAGAGGAGAACTGA
- a CDS encoding DNA topoisomerase IB gives MPRLRRVRPGRDLGYRRLRSGSGFRYVDADGAALPAAERERVAALVIPPAWNDVWICAAANGHIQATGVDEAGRMQYLYHPDWSTTRDKGKYARALQLAECLPRARGRITASLRRDDLDRERVLATAFRLLDQAAPRVGSERYFTAHGSRGLTTLQRRDAAVSGTVTSLRFPGKSGKRQSLDVDDEDLAVVVEMLAAGRPAAPLLAYVRGRRRVPLTPKDVNVYVRTMTGGSFTAKDFRTLRGTILAADALARIGITATKSDRKRAEILAVKAAAAALGNTPTVAKSSYIDPRVFARYRRGELLDTTVSPESAIRALLGP, from the coding sequence GTGCCGCGCCTGCGCCGCGTCCGCCCCGGACGCGACCTCGGCTACCGGCGCCTGCGCTCCGGTTCGGGATTCCGCTACGTGGATGCCGACGGCGCCGCCCTCCCTGCCGCGGAGCGCGAACGCGTGGCCGCGCTCGTCATCCCCCCGGCGTGGAACGACGTGTGGATCTGCGCCGCCGCGAACGGCCACATCCAGGCCACCGGCGTGGATGAGGCCGGACGGATGCAGTACCTCTACCACCCGGACTGGTCGACGACGCGCGACAAGGGCAAGTACGCGCGGGCGCTGCAGCTGGCCGAGTGCCTGCCGCGCGCCCGCGGACGCATCACCGCGTCGCTGCGCCGCGACGACCTCGACCGCGAGCGGGTGCTCGCGACCGCGTTTCGCCTGCTCGACCAGGCCGCGCCGCGCGTGGGCAGCGAGCGCTACTTCACGGCGCACGGCAGCCGCGGTCTCACGACGCTGCAGCGGAGGGATGCCGCGGTCAGCGGCACCGTCACGAGCCTGCGCTTTCCGGGCAAGAGCGGCAAGCGGCAGAGTCTCGACGTGGACGACGAAGACCTCGCCGTCGTCGTCGAGATGCTCGCCGCGGGTCGACCGGCCGCGCCGCTCCTGGCGTACGTGCGCGGACGGCGTCGGGTGCCGCTCACGCCGAAGGACGTGAACGTGTACGTCCGGACGATGACCGGCGGCAGCTTCACCGCGAAGGATTTCCGCACGCTGCGCGGCACCATCCTCGCGGCCGACGCTCTCGCGCGCATCGGGATCACCGCCACCAAGAGCGACCGCAAACGTGCCGAGATCCTGGCCGTCAAAGCGGCGGCCGCAGCCCTCGGCAACACGCCGACAGTGGCCAAGAGCTCGTACATCGATCCCCGCGTGTTCGCGCGGTATCGACGCGGTGAACTGCTGGACACGACGGTTTCGCCGGAATCGGCGATCCGTGCGCTGCTGGGTCCGTGA
- a CDS encoding fluoride efflux transporter FluC — translation MTPPRWFSPVALALVILGGMIGVAIRAAVVVPLGAVNPHPLVVPAITLVINLLGSLLLGIIVGWFADRHPRARLFLGTGVMGGFTTYSAFAVQTLSTSSASPYIGIILVVVSVFGGVFAAVVGLAAGRRIADRPGEVERPEDAE, via the coding sequence GTGACGCCTCCTCGCTGGTTCTCGCCGGTCGCCCTCGCGCTGGTGATCCTGGGCGGCATGATCGGCGTCGCGATCCGCGCGGCCGTGGTGGTGCCCCTGGGGGCGGTGAACCCGCATCCGCTGGTCGTGCCGGCCATCACGCTCGTCATCAACCTTCTGGGTTCGCTGCTGCTGGGCATCATCGTGGGCTGGTTCGCCGATCGGCATCCGCGCGCCCGCCTCTTCCTCGGCACGGGAGTCATGGGCGGGTTCACGACGTACAGCGCGTTCGCCGTGCAGACCCTCTCGACCTCGAGCGCGTCGCCCTACATCGGCATCATCCTCGTCGTGGTCTCTGTGTTCGGCGGCGTCTTCGCGGCCGTGGTGGGACTGGCGGCCGGGCGGCGCATCGCCGACCGTCCCGGCGAGGTCGAGCGCCCGGAGGATGCCGAGTGA
- the crcB gene encoding fluoride efflux transporter CrcB — protein MNLFEMAALVVGGGLGAGARYLVDAAIMRGRSGAFPLGILLVNVLGSFLLGLVTGLGPNVSPAWASILGVGVLGGFTTFSTVSTETALLAERGRRDWAWVNLIGTLVLALIAAAAGLVIGELFPR, from the coding sequence GTGAACCTCTTCGAGATGGCAGCGCTCGTCGTCGGCGGAGGACTGGGCGCCGGTGCCCGCTACCTGGTGGATGCCGCGATCATGCGCGGGCGATCCGGCGCGTTTCCGCTCGGCATCCTTCTCGTGAACGTCCTCGGGTCGTTCCTGCTGGGTCTGGTCACCGGTCTCGGACCGAACGTCTCGCCGGCGTGGGCCAGCATTCTCGGAGTGGGCGTGCTGGGCGGGTTCACGACGTTCAGCACCGTGTCCACCGAGACGGCTCTGCTGGCCGAGCGCGGACGCCGTGACTGGGCGTGGGTCAACCTCATCGGCACGCTCGTGCTCGCCCTCATCGCTGCCGCTGCCGGCCTCGTCATCGGCGAGCTCTTCCCGCGCTGA
- a CDS encoding efflux RND transporter permease subunit, producing the protein MSHLAVLSLKNRALIALITIVAAIFGGLALTSLKQELIPSVEFPQLSILSTYPGASPDVVNNDVSTPIETSIQGIPGLESTTATSTTNASIIQASFTYGTDLATAEQKILQAINRIKSTLPTGVEPNVVSFSIDDLPVIALAVTGYSDEKTIQAQLQATTIPDLEDVKGVSAATIVGGQGQRVTITPDQAKLAAAGFTQNALTDALKQNGVLFPGGTVTEGDQTLTVQTGSKLTSVDQISALPLVPTSAAQFEGAAKNGPLKIGDVATVALAQDPVTSISRVNGEPALTISITKLPSANTVDVSRAVTALLPKLQSDIGGDAHFSVVFDQAPYIEQSIESLAQEGLLGLVFAVLVILVFLLSVRSTLVTAISIPTSVLITFVGIQAFGYSLNILTLGALTIAIGRVVDDSIVVIENIKRHYVEGADKLSSILLAVREVAAAITASTITTVAVFLPIAFVGDVTGELFRPFAMTVTIAMAASLFVALTIVPVLAYWFLRPGKPVRDAEGDPIDPEDPAAPPSRLQRAYLPILGWTLKHSWVTLLVAVLVLGGTIAAAPFMKTNFLGDSGQNTFTITQQVGQAPSLDAEDAAAKKVETALKGVAGITTVQTSIGSSGSAVRDAFRGGSTGITYSVTTDTSADQVTVRNDVEQALADLTDVGTVTVSSGQGGFGSSNVQVDVTAPSADALQTATDAVITGLQGKNGIGQVTSNLSASLPFVAVTVDRAKAAQLGLSEVAVGGLVSNTMQPRQIGSVEIDGTSLTVYLQSSSVPKTIDELKGLQIASANGLVRLDQVATVEQSKGPTSITTQRGQRTATVTVTPSTDDLNTASASVRTALAGLELPTGAAAKVGGVVTQQSDAFGQLGLAMLAAILIVYIVMVATFKSLRQPLLLLVSVPFAATGAILLQIATGVPLGVASLIGVLMLIGIVVTNAIVLVDLVNQYREKGLSTHDATVAGGSRRLRPILMTALATIFALTPMALGITGHGGFISQPLAIVVIGGLVSSTVLTLLVLPTLYNLVEGARERRAARRASEGGGRKAAADADADPVAPASGAAALHPRRDLRGK; encoded by the coding sequence GTGTCGCATCTCGCCGTCCTGAGCTTGAAGAACCGGGCGCTCATCGCCCTGATCACGATCGTCGCGGCGATCTTCGGCGGCCTCGCCCTCACGAGCCTCAAGCAGGAGCTCATCCCCTCGGTCGAGTTCCCGCAGCTGTCGATCCTGTCGACGTATCCCGGTGCGTCGCCCGATGTGGTCAACAACGACGTGTCGACGCCCATCGAGACGTCGATCCAGGGCATTCCCGGCCTCGAGTCGACCACGGCGACGAGCACGACGAACGCCTCGATCATCCAGGCGTCCTTCACCTACGGCACCGACCTGGCGACCGCGGAGCAGAAGATCCTGCAGGCGATCAACCGCATCAAGTCGACGCTGCCCACCGGCGTCGAACCCAATGTGGTCTCCTTCTCGATCGACGACCTGCCCGTCATCGCGCTCGCCGTCACCGGCTACAGCGACGAGAAGACGATCCAGGCGCAGCTGCAGGCCACGACGATCCCCGATCTCGAAGACGTCAAGGGCGTCAGCGCCGCCACGATCGTCGGCGGCCAGGGCCAGCGGGTCACGATCACCCCGGACCAGGCGAAGCTCGCCGCCGCCGGCTTCACCCAGAACGCACTCACCGACGCCCTCAAGCAGAACGGTGTGCTCTTTCCCGGCGGCACGGTCACCGAGGGCGACCAGACCCTCACGGTGCAAACCGGCAGCAAGCTCACCTCGGTCGATCAGATCTCGGCCCTGCCGCTCGTGCCCACCTCGGCGGCCCAGTTCGAGGGGGCGGCCAAGAACGGTCCGCTGAAGATCGGCGACGTGGCCACCGTGGCGCTCGCGCAAGACCCCGTGACCTCGATCTCGCGCGTGAACGGCGAGCCCGCGCTCACCATCTCCATCACGAAGCTCCCCTCCGCCAACACCGTCGACGTCAGCCGCGCCGTCACCGCCCTCCTGCCGAAGCTGCAGAGCGACATCGGCGGTGATGCCCACTTCAGCGTCGTCTTCGACCAGGCGCCCTACATCGAGCAGTCGATCGAGTCGCTGGCACAGGAGGGTCTGCTGGGCCTCGTCTTCGCGGTGCTCGTGATCCTCGTCTTCCTGCTGTCGGTGCGCTCGACGCTCGTGACCGCGATCTCCATCCCGACGAGCGTCCTCATCACCTTCGTCGGCATCCAGGCCTTCGGCTACTCGCTGAACATCCTGACGCTGGGCGCCCTCACGATCGCGATCGGCCGCGTCGTCGACGACTCCATCGTGGTCATCGAGAACATCAAACGCCACTACGTCGAAGGCGCCGACAAGCTCTCGTCGATCCTGCTCGCCGTCCGTGAGGTCGCCGCCGCGATCACGGCCTCGACGATCACCACCGTCGCGGTGTTCCTGCCGATCGCGTTCGTGGGCGACGTGACCGGCGAGCTGTTCCGGCCGTTCGCGATGACGGTGACGATCGCGATGGCGGCGTCGCTGTTCGTCGCGCTGACGATCGTTCCCGTGCTCGCCTACTGGTTCCTGCGCCCCGGAAAGCCCGTGCGCGATGCCGAGGGCGACCCGATCGACCCGGAAGACCCCGCCGCGCCCCCGTCCAGGCTGCAGCGTGCCTACCTGCCGATCCTCGGCTGGACGCTGAAGCACTCGTGGGTGACGCTGCTGGTCGCCGTCCTGGTGCTCGGCGGCACGATCGCCGCAGCGCCGTTCATGAAGACGAACTTCCTCGGCGACAGCGGACAGAACACGTTCACCATCACCCAGCAGGTCGGACAGGCCCCCAGCCTCGACGCCGAGGATGCCGCCGCGAAGAAGGTCGAGACCGCGCTGAAGGGCGTGGCCGGCATCACCACGGTGCAGACCTCGATCGGATCGAGCGGTTCGGCCGTGCGCGATGCGTTCCGCGGCGGCAGCACCGGCATCACCTACTCGGTGACCACCGACACGTCGGCCGATCAGGTGACCGTGCGCAATGACGTGGAGCAGGCGCTCGCCGACCTCACCGATGTCGGCACCGTCACCGTCTCGTCCGGCCAGGGCGGATTCGGCTCCAGCAACGTGCAGGTCGACGTGACGGCGCCGTCGGCCGACGCGCTGCAGACCGCGACCGACGCGGTCATCACCGGTCTGCAGGGCAAGAACGGCATCGGCCAGGTCACCTCGAACCTCTCGGCATCCCTCCCCTTCGTCGCCGTCACGGTCGACCGCGCCAAGGCCGCGCAGCTGGGGCTGTCGGAGGTCGCCGTCGGCGGACTCGTCTCGAACACGATGCAGCCGCGCCAGATCGGATCGGTCGAGATCGACGGCACGTCGCTCACCGTCTACCTGCAGTCGTCGTCGGTGCCGAAGACGATCGACGAGCTCAAGGGACTGCAGATCGCCTCGGCGAACGGGCTCGTCCGCCTCGATCAGGTCGCGACCGTCGAGCAGAGCAAGGGCCCGACCTCCATCACGACGCAGCGCGGTCAGCGCACCGCGACGGTGACGGTGACCCCGTCGACGGACGACCTGAACACCGCCTCGGCGAGCGTGCGCACGGCATTGGCCGGGCTCGAGCTGCCGACCGGCGCGGCCGCGAAGGTCGGCGGTGTGGTCACGCAGCAGTCCGATGCGTTCGGTCAGCTGGGCCTCGCGATGCTCGCCGCCATCCTCATCGTCTACATCGTGATGGTCGCAACGTTCAAGTCGCTGCGCCAGCCGCTTCTGCTGCTGGTGTCGGTGCCGTTCGCGGCGACCGGAGCGATCCTGTTGCAGATCGCGACCGGTGTGCCGCTCGGGGTCGCCTCGCTGATCGGCGTGCTGATGCTGATCGGCATCGTCGTCACGAATGCGATCGTTCTCGTCGACCTCGTCAATCAGTACCGCGAGAAGGGGCTCAGCACCCATGACGCGACCGTCGCGGGCGGCTCGCGACGACTGCGCCCGATCCTGATGACGGCGCTGGCGACGATCTTCGCCCTCACGCCGATGGCGCTCGGCATCACCGGCCACGGCGGTTTCATCTCGCAGCCCCTCGCGATCGTCGTGATCGGCGGGCTGGTCTCCTCGACCGTGCTGACGCTGCTCGTGCTGCCGACGCTCTACAACCTCGTCGAGGGTGCACGCGAGCGTCGGGCTGCGCGGCGCGCGAGCGAAGGCGGTGGCCGCAAGGCGGCTGCGGATGCCGATGCAGACCCCGTCGCCCCGGCATCCGGTGCCGCCGCGCTGCACCCGCGCCGCGACCTGCGAGGCAAGTAG